AGCCCATATAAGAACAAGACGATGAAGTCTATTATAGATCATGACAATCTGCGGGTTAATCGCAGACGATTGGGTGAGTGGGTGAGAGCCGCTTTTCTACGCAAGCAACTCTTAGCGAAAGAAGTGGATTGCTCCAATCTGAGCTATTCACACTTTGCCGTTTTGTTGCAGGTTGAAAACGAAGCAACGCGGGTTAAATTGGCCAACAAGGCAAATAAAAAGAAAGCCTCGGCCCGTAAACTTGCTGACGAAGTAGGCAAGCTTCACCGCGTGGTGCATTCCGAAGAAGATGGCAAGGCCCTTCTGAGGCTTCTGGGTAATCCCGAGGCCCTGATGAAGGACGAGAAAGCCAAAAAGACCCTTGAGAATCAGGAGGATCTGGAAAAATTGCCATTTGATATCCGCATGCTCATTGCGAAGCGGGCGGAAGAGGTGGCCAAACACATGATTGATTCCATGAACCTTCTGAAGGTGGCCAAGAAGAATATCGCTCTCATCGAACTAAGAGAAACCGATGTCATAGACATCGAGGCAACGAATTTGGTGGCTGTAAAAGCGTAATTTCAAATATCCGTGCCCTCGACCCTCCCGAGGGCACGTTACAAGACAACCTCCCAAAGGCACCGAATAAACGACAATCAGAAGCAAACCGAAGATGCCGTACGTACGGCATGTTAAAAAAATAACTCTGATATGGACCGCTGTATACCATCGGAGTTTATCATGGGTAGACTTTTGTGAGTCCCCTTGCTGAAGCTGATGCCGTTCGCATTAGCGTAATAGCATCTGAATAACGAAAAGATGTAGTATCCATGCGGATAATATCCTTAGCTTTCTTATCGGCCGTAATTAGAAGCGCTCCTGGAAATAGCAGAAAAGCAAGGCCCAGCCTTGATTCTTGTAAAGGGGGGTGGGCCCGCCTACAAAGACTCCCATCTGCGGACGTTCGGACATGGCCGAAAAGGCTGGAATATAGGTGTCTGGGCGGGAAATAAAAGACCTTTCGGTCTTTAAGAATTGCATGTAATCGCATATCACATAACTACCATTCTCGGCAATGATCTGCCCATGCACATTGAGCACAATGCCAGTCGTCGCGGGGAAAGAATGCGTGCCGTTCAATAGCGGACCAGACCTGTTTGACAAGCTTTACGAATCTGTCTCTTTCCAGATGAGTGCGGGTAGTCTCGTATCGCACCATCTCAGGGCTCTTGGTCTTTGTGAGCACATCCAGTCGCATCGTAAGGCTGTCAGGATCGAACCCCAGAGCTTCAGCTCCTAAAGAATAGGCCGTGAGCTGGAGATTGCTGTGGACATTATTGTCTCCCAGCTTTTTCGCTGCTGTCTTCAGGTCCGCGACCGTGATCATCCCATCTGGCGATTGCTCAATTAGGTCAATGTAGCCTTGAAATGGTGGCACGCCCTCAATGTTGAACTCAAAGAACTCCTCCACGCCCAGCACCAAAGTATCTGGGCTGACATTCTCGTGAAACACGTCAATAAGTTGCTTTGCTTTCTGAAGCAGAGTTTTCTCATTATCGCCGTTGAAATACTTGATGTTTTCTGCATCTTGCCATGTTGCTCGATACACGTCATGCATCTGGTCAGGCTTCAGAGCTTCTCCTTCGAGGCGGGACTGATAATAGGCACCTACCGCTTCATGTAAAGCGGAACCAAAGGCCAATGCAACGGATGTAAATGCCGGCGGGATGAGTTCCACGTATTGCAGTCTGTATTTCAATGGACAGCTCAGATAGGTGTTGAGCTGGGAATATGAGAAGTGCGTAATAGGTCCTTCTGGCATCGCGCTATTCTCCTTTCTCGGGAACAAGACGCAGTTGTCCTGTTCCCCGTTAAATAGTGGATTTTTTGGTTGTGAGGTTACTAGGCCGCGACTTCAATCTGGAGAGTCTGAATCAAGTTGGAAGCGTCTTGTCTGGTGAGTTCTTGGAATGAAGAGGCATTGAGCGGGCCGAGCAAAGAGGCAATGTCCTCGTCACTATATTGGGCCCGTTTCGTCAAAGCATGTAAAGCTCGAACTTGTGCAGAAGTCACAGTTCCTTTACCGCAATGTTGCGGTTTTGATCCGTTGTCGGGTCGATCAATAGCGTCACTTGACGCTTTTGTTCCTGTTTTGCTGTTTCCGTCACCCTGATCGAACACCTTTTCAGGCTTTTTGTTGATGGTTTGCTCTGCTTCGGGTTCTGCGGAAGCCACATGAGACACTTCCTCTGCTGAAGTGTACTCTACTCCTATTCCTCCGAAGCGTAAGGCCCTTGCTATGGCCCTAGTTTCAGCCAATTCAACCAACGAATCCGAAAGTCTTGAGTCTCTTTGGCCTGATGCAGTCCCAGTACCATTGAATTTTCCTTTCTGGCATTCCACGGTCGCTTTTACCACTACGAAGTCGCTATCCAGCTTCGCGATCTCAGTCTGGATGCTCAGGTGATCATTGTTTTCATGCAGAATACGCAAACGACCCGCGATAATCGGGAATACTCGGTTTTGCCATTCTTGGCCGACTTTAATTTTTCGGTTCACCAGCTCATCTTCTCTGAAAAGTCCATTTCCATTGTTGCTCATGTTGGAACTCCTTTCATGTGGTGTATTTCCATTTCTGAATAAGTTTAAGGATCTCCGCGGTCGCCTGGACGACAATTAAAGCGATTATGGCTATTTCAGATAGCTTCATGCTGCCTCCTATTTTCGACCTCCTGCCAACGCTACCGCTCCTGCTCCTAAACCGACTGCCACATCGTCGGCCCAGCCAACCACTGGAATCACATCTGGAACCAAGTCGATTGGGGAGATTATGTACAGCAAGGCCAGAATGAGGATGTATGTTACGAATCCGCTGTCTTTCATGAGCGTGTGCCTCCTTCTTGATCTTGATGGTCTATCCTTCTATGGATAAACCCTCTAACCCTTAAACAATTATGATTCTGATGGGATATTGATTGCGGACGCGGGTGAACGGGCAAATGTTGGCAATCTACCCATGCTGAACCATTACGTTCTCAAAAATTTCGCAGAGAATCGATTTGGCTAAGCCTAAGGACATGTGTCGTGTGAGATCGCTTGCGACAGGTCGGTACACATCGAGAATGTATCGACGCTAGAATAGCTGAAATCAGAGTAATCCTGCGTCAGTCCGACCATTACTAATGATAAACCTTATTCAAGACTTGATCTGCTCGAATTAATACAAAAAGCCTCCTTTGGCCTGACATGGCAAAACCTTTCACGGATCATCATGACCGTGGGCGGTTCCAATGAATTAACTTCCCATCTGGAAATGGATAGAGGTCTACCTCTACACATAACTACAGGAGGACGATTATGAAATATTACGGCATCAATGCTGTGGCACACGACCTGAAAGTGCACCCGTCGTCATTAAGGCGATGGGAGGAAAAGGCCCTGATTTTCCCAGATCGTTTGCAGATGGGCAAATCTACCCTGCGGATCTACGACGAAGAAGCCCTGCAGGTTTTAAGACTCGCGAAAGAATTTATGGACGCGGGCATGAATGCTAAAGAAGCATTTGAGAAAGCTAATAAGGAGGAACAATGCCATGTTTGATAAAGATATGATCCGCCGAATGAACAACAACGATCTTGACGCAATAATTCGACTTCTGGAATTGAATGAAGACCGTCTCCATGCTTGGCTCATAGAAGATGCCCCGACTGTGGTGCGAGACGATTTGGATGCGTCAGTGAACTATGTGAGAACATTGCGGGAAATAGTTAAGGCCGAGCGACCTGATTACGTGAGTCCCTATGAATCTGAATTGCCCATTCGATAGGGAAGACCTGTCTGGGTGCGTGGCTTCAACTCGCCGTACGTACGGCATGTTTCCTGCCGTGGACCAAAACCGACAGGTGTCGGCATTGATTTTTAATTAAAATCGCAAACATCTTCAGACCTTATTTTTCAAATAATTGATATTACGCCATTTCAGTTAGAGATGAATTTGTGGCCTAGTTAATATGTAGAGACGGAAAATCAATGTGAAAAATTTTTTTGCTGGGGGAATTTCAGAGAGGGTTCAGCTGAATTCATGATTATTACCCCCAGCACTTCATCACGGCGAAAAGGAAAAATTATTATTTTGGGCAAAAGGGGCCGAGCACACACGGCCCGAGGAGTAAACATGTTGAAAAAACCTATGACCATTGAAGAATGGAGAAAGGAGCGTTTGAAAAAGGCAAAACAGGAAAAGGGGTTCATACGCATTCCTATGGAGCTATGGAACGGAGAAGCCTTCCATGCCCTGACCAAGGCAGAGAAATTGATTCTCTTAGAATGTCTGTCCCAACTACGGTACGCCCCCAAGAGCAAACCGAAGCTAAATAAGATCCCCAAAGACCAGCTCTTCGAGAGTGGCCTTGGGGTGCTCTTAAACAAGGGCGAGTTCGGACTGCCTACAAAATATCTTCAGGAAAGAGGGTTTAAGGGCGAGGACACCATAGCACGGGCAAAGAAGAAACTGGTACAGGTCGGATTCATGGATGTGGTAACGCAGGGATCTTTTACCAAAGCTGGGAGATTCAGATACGCGGACAGGTGGCGGACTTATAATTCTGGGGCTCTCATTGCTGAGCAGGGAGAACCTTTCTATGATGTACCACTGCCGGGCTACTGTCATTACCCAAATATTACTAAATACAACTTAGCAATTGCAAGCTCTAGATCTTTGCTAACTGATACTAAAGAAACTGATGACTCAGGTTATGTACAACTAGATCTCTTTAATCAATACTCTAGTTGCTCTGCTAACTCATAATATAGTTGATCATGTACCTACAAATAGGACTATTGATATGGTACATATATGAGATGTGTGATAATCGAATAGGAAGGGTCTGTTACTGATGTGTGATAATCAAAGGAATATGAATAGTGGTTTTGCGATTATCAAAGGAATGTGGGTATACCCGCTGGGATTATCACACTGGACTGCAACTTGTAGTTATAATTAAGACAGTTGAATCAGCAAGGCCTTACATACGAAACAATACCGACACAAAGAAATCAACCATAAGGGGCTCAGAATCAATTCTGAGCGATTTTACATATCAGGGTACATACTGCCCTGCCCAAACAGAGAATTCGCGTCTGCGAGGTTCTCGTTAACCAAACATAAGAAGGCCTCCGCACCCTCCGACGGGGGCCTTCAAACAATTGCTAACGGAGGAAGGAACCATGAATGGAAAGAAAGGAGTTATTGACGGCTGAAGAAGCTGGAGCCTATTTGAATGTGTCAAAGGCCACCATTTTGAAATGGGCAAGAAAAGGCAAAATTGAAAGAGTAAAGATTTCGGCCAAGATCGTGTTATTTAGCAGAGAGGCCATAGATAATTTTTTGAGAGAGAAAACGGATAAGGTAGAATCAAAAACAACGAATCACCAACATGCCGTACGTACGGCAAGTTACCCTAAGGCGGTTCAGAAAGGAGGTGGTAAGAAAAGTTCAGGGGAATCTTGGCGAGACCTCAGACAGGAGGTTTCGTCATGGGATTGATGAAAATCGGCGATAAATACTATGTTTCATTCAAGTGGAAGGGGCACCGCATAAGGACGGTATCCCCAGCCACGAACTCGACAGACGCAAAGAAGATAGAGAAAGCTGTGAAGACGGCATTTACCATTGGCTCTTTTGGCCATTTAGACCCTGACTGTCTTGATGTTGTCCTCAGGACGTATGAGAACAAGGGATGGGCTTTGCCCCCTGAACTTGCACGCCCCGAGCCGACCGAGGAACTGACTTTGATTAGGGCCACGAGAGAATACCTGAAGGCTGACCCCAAACACAGGTCTGAGAGAAACCTCTATGCTATTGACCGCATCACTGAGCACTTTGGCGAGCAGTATCCGCTGAAGGACATGAAGGTTGCCCAGATCAGGAAATACCAGGTGGCTAGACAGAAGAAAGTGGAAAACAGCACGATTAACAGAGAGGTTTCTGTGCTATCTGGGATCATGCGGAACCAGGTTGAACTCGGCCATCTGGAATTCAATCCTTGCTTAATGGCGAGGCGGCTGCCTGCCAATCAAAGGGACTCGTATCTATCCTGGAAGGACTTCAACTCGTTGTTAAAGCACTCCTGGTGGTTGCATGACGTTTTGGTCATGCTTTACTACACGGGAATGCGATTCAATGAGGTGGTAAACCTACGATGGGAGATGTACAAACCCGAGAGGCGCATGCTGATATTGCCCCCTGATACTACGAAAGAGGGAAAAAACCCAAACAAGCTCAGGCTAAGGCCCAAACGTGTTCCTTTAAGGAAAGAGGTCGTCGAGCTTCTGGAATCTCTGCGTAGAAAGCGGGGCGGCAATGTGGTCCAAGCCGTAGGAAAGATCTTCTCCTATACGGGCCGCTTCAAGAATAGCGAGAAGATGTATCACGGGATGGACATCGATCATTCCACGGTAAGGAAGTGCTGGGCACGTGCAATCAAATTGGCTGAAGTGCCTGGGCTCCAAATGCGGGACTTACGTCATACGTGGAAAACGAACGCGCAGAGATCGGGTATGGACCCAACAGTTCGTAATCTGATCGTGGGGCATTCCACCGAGAGGTCAGTGGCCGACAGGTACATACGAGTTTCTGATGAAGAGCTTCTCAGAGCAGTGGACAGTATGAGCTTCGATCATGGATGGACGGAGCTGGATCTCGTCGAGGATACCGAAGAGAAGCTCGATGAAAAAGGGGCCAAAAAAGTGCCAAAAGGTCAGTCAAAAAGAAAAATCAGAGTGCAGCGCTCCATTGCAACACTCTGATTTAATTTAGCTTTTCTGGTCGGGACGACTGGATTTGAACCAGCGACCCCTGCATCCCGAATGCAAATAACAGTAAAAACAGCACTTTAAGAGAATCGCTTCATCAGGCGCTTTTCCCTATGATTCCAAATAGCTGAATGTCTTTATTAAGACCCTTTGAACCTTTTTAATCCCTATTAATTCCCTTCATTTTCGAGCTTGGGAGTAATATGGGAGTAACGGTTTTTGAGCAAATAAAAATGCGGGTTTTACTACCAAGGCCAGAACTTCCCACCTTGATCATCAGCTTTAATCGTCTCCACAGGCGCGATGTCTACAGTATGCACGTCATGGTTAAAATTCCAGAATGAAGTGGATTGTTGAGGCGAATCATCAGCTTTGGATAGGCTGACAGAATCGGTACCAAAGGCATTGTCGTACGATATGGGATCTGGCGCTAATGCGTCAATACGTTTTGACAGGCTGGCAATATCCGATTTGAGCTGGCCTATTGCTGGACTCGAAGAAGAGGATTGTCTACCATTGCGAGCATTCGCACTTTTCGCAAGCTGGCGAACATTATCCCTTATCGTGTTAGCATCTTTGACTGCACCCTGTAATTTTTGCAAAACGCTATTAATACTCATGTTTTCTCCTGTATCAGCTTTAATTATCTGAAATGGTATTTGATTCGCACCTTTAGGCACGAGACTGATAAATTGCACGTCAATGTTCGTCAATTTGTTGACTGGCACCCATTTTTCTGACCATTCGACAGTTTTAATCGCCATTTCGACACCTTATCCAGCTTTGCGAAGCACTTTCTCAGAAATGGGGGTGAGATGGGTACGCGGGTCTCTACTCCCCAAAGGCGCGAGCAGGCATTCCCAGCGCAAGTCAAAGCCTGTCAGATTGGCGAAAAATCGCTCGTACAGCTTCACGACATAGCCCTTATGCTTCTCGCGTGCCGGTCTGTTCGTCTCAATGGATTTGACCAATTCAAGGGTGATTTCGATGAAATCAGGCTCCGGATTCGTTTTCAACCATTTCGACATGACGGCGAAACTAGACACAGATTGCGACCAAATCTTGTAATCGTTGGGTGAGAGAGCAGCTTTCGCAAATGCAATTTGCGATTCCCGCCATGCTTTGCGCTGGTTAGACAAATCGGTCTTTGCAAACTGGCTCAATGCAGCCCTAAAATCCTCGATGCTCCACCCCTGTTCCTGTCTGATTTTCTGGAGTAAACAAATACCCCGATAATTGCGACCACGGTTGATATCCCGTGCATGCTGAACAGTGAAGCAGGTTCCCACAAGAGCCTGTAATTGCGGTGCTGGCATTGCGTCCATAAGCTCAACGCATTGACGGAAACCACGATCTAAAAGGTGATATCGCACTTCGTAAATATCGTTAGAATATGCCTGAATCGAATTAGAGTTTTCCATAATGTATGCCTTTCCTGAGATATCCGTATTCAATTATACCAAAATGAGGTTGTGCTGGTTGTCTCTACCAATTACCGCGCGACCCGCGTCTATTCGCAATTGCTGGACGCACATTACTGTTATCACCCATGCCTAACGCACGCGCTACCAGTTCGCGAGTGAGAGCAGAAATAGTCTTGCGCTGTTCGTTCGCCATATTAACCAATGCATCATGCATCGTTTGAGGCAATTTGAACGTGACCGGGACCGTTATAGGCTGGCTCTCTGTTGCAATCATGGGGATTTCTCCTATCAACGTATCATTTAGCAGGAACTTCCTGCGCACTGTCTCAGCCTGAACTGTAGTATTTAGGCTGATTATCAATTGGTTGCTGCATGGTGACTGTAACAATTAACGAGCCATACAGGTGGAAAAGGTATACTTCACAAAGGAGCATACAGCAAGACATATTCGATGCAAGACGTGCACATAATCGCGGGCAAAATTTGCCGCGCATTGGCCTGAGATATCAACTACCCCGGTTCAGACATCGCTTTTTCCGACGAAATGGTTCCAATGCTGGGGTGGTAGCTAACCTGCTGACATGACAGGCGGAACGCCAATCGTGCTACGCTGGGCGCAACGTGAGCGCTGGTTGATGCCTATCGACCTGGACGTGTGAGCGTATGACACTTCAAAGTCTCATACATGCAAGACACTGAGCGCGCAGTGTATGACATTAATGGTGTCGTCTGTTATGGCTCATTTTACATGTCTTGCACGAGATGCGCGCTGTCATACAAGAGACTGATAGAAAAAGATGCAAGTGTCTTGCAAGTGTATTGCATTTCTCTTGACAGGGTGGAATAAGTGTCATACACTGCAATACATAAGGGATGCACGTTGAAAGGGGTAGAGACAATGAGAGCCATAGGATACGCAAGAGTGAGCAGCAGGGAACAGATTGACGGTACGAGCCTGGAATCTCAAGAGACTATGATTCGCCAGTATGCAGCACTGAAGGGTATGGAGCTGGTTGACGTGCTGGTTGACGCTGGCGTATCTGGTGGCAAGCCTCTCGCCTCAAGACCTGAAGGTGCACGTCTGGCTGAAATGGTGGGCTCTGGTGAGGTTCAGGCTGTCATTATTTGCAAGCTGGACAGAGGTTTTAGAAGCGCCTCCGATTGCCTGAACAATGTTGAGGCATGGGAAAAAGACAGTGTGAGCTTGCATATCCTGAATCTTGGGGGACAGAGCATCGATACGAGCACTCCGACCGGAAAGTTTTTCATTACGATAATGGCCGGTGCAGCCGAACTCGAAAGGAATATGATAAACGAGCGCTGCAATGAAGGAAGGAAAGCGAGAAAAGCAGAGGGAAAAAGGATTGGCGAACTCCCCTATGGTTATGACCTCGCAGACGATGGAAAGCTGGTCGAAAACGAGACTGAGCAGAGAGCATTGACGATAATCAGAGACATGAAAAATGCTGGTAGCTCTCTGAGAACCATAGCGAATCATCTGAATGAGCATGGTTACACCCCCAAGAAATCGCCAGTATGGACTCATGGACACGTTCAAAGCGTTTTAAGACGTGCCGCATAACAGATACGACCATAACGGACTTGGGGGAACTCCCCCCAGGTTCCCTATTATAAGGAAGGTACAACATGGAAAAATCGCAGATTATCGCAGAAATTATCAGGGTTGCTGGTGAGATTGGCTTCAATCGCAAAGATTGGCAGAAATTCGTGGACACATTGAATAAACAGGAGATTACTACCACGACAGGCAAAGCGTGGAGCAAATCCAGTCTTGATATGTTTTGCAAAAGAGAGCACATCGAATTTGCAATACAGCCAAACGCAGTGCAAGACACGCGACCTGATGAAATACAGTGTGCTCCACTGCAAGACAGCGAACCAATTGACGAACCTGCAAGACAAGAGAGTGCATCTGTCATACAGCTAAATGACCATGATGCAGGCGAACTGAACGAATTACTGACATGGTGGAAAGAAAATAAAGGAGTAATGATGCCTAAACCTATTGATATCAGACCCTCATTCAAGAGGGGGTCTGTTCAAGAACAGAAAACTGTTACATTCCGATTCAACCAAGAGCTGCTGAATAGAGCGCGAGAGCTGGCTGTAAGCAAAAAATCTCTGACAGGTGGCACTCTGAATGGACTTGTCGAGGTCTTGCTATGGCAGGCGCTGGGGTCTCCTGACGACTTGATTGACTAAAAAAATATTGACCTCTGGTTTGAACGCGTATACTCCTACCCCCCAAGGGGAAGGTTTACATGCTTTGGCATGTAATAAAAAGTGACTCTGGAAGGTACCTGCACTTTTGGAGGGAATGAAGGTTCCGTTGACTCGCTTAGAATGCCTCAGACGTTTGGCTGGTTTATCGCAGAAAGAATTAGCGCAAAAAATCAATTATGGCTCCACGACGCCAATTTCATTAGTGGAGCGCGAGCGTAAGACCTCGCAAAGAGTTGTTACTGGCAAGTTTAAGAAATTGTTAGAGCAGTTTTTCGATGTTCCTTTTCCCAAATTGGCTGAAAAACTCGATTTATCGAAACTCTTGACCCAATAGTTTTACTGTAATTCGTCGTATCTCTCCCCCTGTTTCCAGGCGTGTGTGACAAGCTACGTGCTGTGTATGACATGCCGGAAAAACTGAAACCCATCTGGTGAGGATGGGTTCCTGGAGAGATTCCGATGGAAAAAATGATGTGATGACCATTTATTTATTCAAAAACTCCCCATTTATCAAGCATTTTTGTCGAATTCGACACGAAAAAAATCGCGTCAAGGTGTGTACGTACTGGTGCGACTTCAATTCATTTTCAATTTTTTACCTGGAGGATTACCGATGGAATCTGCTGGCGCTATTGTTACGACAGAAATTAAGAGGCTGGAATCTATTGTCTCGCCAGACGTGAGCTTGGTAAGTCAAAGCCACGCGAGAGACATAATTACAAATCACCACAATTACAGGTTCCCAGATATATTTGAGAAATACTTCCCTGACTGTTCAAAAAACCAGACGTGTCCAAAATGTGGGGTTGAGGGATACCAAATAAACGAGACTCAGGGGATTTGCGCCAATGAGGACTGTAAAGAGTCTTTAGACGTAATGGACCTGAGAATGATGCGTCACAATCTAACTGAAAGAACCTGCACAAAGACTGACATTTACGCTCTGTACGCTGCTGAAATTGGTTTTTGTGTTGAGCGCAGACCTTTGACCTTAGAGCAGCGAACCTACACAAAAGCTCTCCTGAGTTCAATTCTCAGGTATCTGAGGCTTGGCTGGTCACTCTTTTTATGCTGGTGGATTGTGCCAGAGGAAACAGAGAAGGGGATTCAATACGTCTGCGCATGCTCGAAATGGAAACGTAAAAGCGCGAATACGAAATGTAGTCAGGGAAAACATCCTTTAGGGAGTCTCTACCCAGAAGGGTTCAAGGACGCCACAAAATCGCGTGTGGAGCTGTTTCAGCACGTCTCTAAAAATCCGATGGCGAATCTCGCAGTGGCGACAGGTAGCGTCTCAGGAATTTGGGTGCTGGACGTGGATTTATCCAAAGGTGAAGCGATTGGCCAAGAGAGTCTTGATAAGCTCATTCAGCAATATGGGGAGCTTCCTGACACTGTTGAGGGTATTACTGGTTCAAGTGGACGCCATTTGCTGTTTAAGTGGCCAAAAGGCAAGGTTATCAAATGCAGCAGTAATCAGGTTGCTCCTAAGCTCG
The sequence above is a segment of the Desulfomonile tiedjei DSM 6799 genome. Coding sequences within it:
- a CDS encoding RecB family exonuclease, with the protein product MPEGPITHFSYSQLNTYLSCPLKYRLQYVELIPPAFTSVALAFGSALHEAVGAYYQSRLEGEALKPDQMHDVYRATWQDAENIKYFNGDNEKTLLQKAKQLIDVFHENVSPDTLVLGVEEFFEFNIEGVPPFQGYIDLIEQSPDGMITVADLKTAAKKLGDNNVHSNLQLTAYSLGAEALGFDPDSLTMRLDVLTKTKSPEMVRYETTRTHLERDRFVKLVKQVWSAIERHAFFPRDDWHCAQCAWADHCREW
- a CDS encoding DUF1232 domain-containing protein, which produces MKDSGFVTYILILALLYIISPIDLVPDVIPVVGWADDVAVGLGAGAVALAGGRK
- a CDS encoding helix-turn-helix domain-containing protein — translated: MKYYGINAVAHDLKVHPSSLRRWEEKALIFPDRLQMGKSTLRIYDEEALQVLRLAKEFMDAGMNAKEAFEKANKEEQCHV
- a CDS encoding helix-turn-helix domain-containing protein — encoded protein: MERKELLTAEEAGAYLNVSKATILKWARKGKIERVKISAKIVLFSREAIDNFLREKTDKVESKTTNHQHAVRTASYPKAVQKGGGKKSSGESWRDLRQEVSSWD
- a CDS encoding tyrosine-type recombinase/integrase — protein: MGLMKIGDKYYVSFKWKGHRIRTVSPATNSTDAKKIEKAVKTAFTIGSFGHLDPDCLDVVLRTYENKGWALPPELARPEPTEELTLIRATREYLKADPKHRSERNLYAIDRITEHFGEQYPLKDMKVAQIRKYQVARQKKVENSTINREVSVLSGIMRNQVELGHLEFNPCLMARRLPANQRDSYLSWKDFNSLLKHSWWLHDVLVMLYYTGMRFNEVVNLRWEMYKPERRMLILPPDTTKEGKNPNKLRLRPKRVPLRKEVVELLESLRRKRGGNVVQAVGKIFSYTGRFKNSEKMYHGMDIDHSTVRKCWARAIKLAEVPGLQMRDLRHTWKTNAQRSGMDPTVRNLIVGHSTERSVADRYIRVSDEELLRAVDSMSFDHGWTELDLVEDTEEKLDEKGAKKVPKGQSKRKIRVQRSIATL
- a CDS encoding recombinase family protein, translated to MRAIGYARVSSREQIDGTSLESQETMIRQYAALKGMELVDVLVDAGVSGGKPLASRPEGARLAEMVGSGEVQAVIICKLDRGFRSASDCLNNVEAWEKDSVSLHILNLGGQSIDTSTPTGKFFITIMAGAAELERNMINERCNEGRKARKAEGKRIGELPYGYDLADDGKLVENETEQRALTIIRDMKNAGSSLRTIANHLNEHGYTPKKSPVWTHGHVQSVLRRAA
- a CDS encoding helix-turn-helix domain-containing protein, with product MKVPLTRLECLRRLAGLSQKELAQKINYGSTTPISLVERERKTSQRVVTGKFKKLLEQFFDVPFPKLAEKLDLSKLLTQ